The Puntigrus tetrazona isolate hp1 chromosome 16, ASM1883169v1, whole genome shotgun sequence genome includes a region encoding these proteins:
- the LOC122360773 gene encoding zona pellucida sperm-binding protein 3-like, whose product MFCLYFRCMTDSKSSRWSKFIQSGQRNVVRFSLDAFMFHGMLGEHLYMHCEISVGNFKPSSSAKSCAYNQLTKRWEELYGSNDACLCCDSTCLSSDLSVSSKVITSEPWVMESELEIDSEEQTSPFMTEEVGTGFVEVITTQTAETGPRRVVADPAAVKEVDTFVEPRRIFEEVFGMD is encoded by the exons atgttttgtctttatttcagGTGCATGACTGATAGCAAGAGCAGCAGGTGGTCCAAATTCATCCAAAGTGGACAAAGAAATGTTGTGCGGTTCTCCTTGGATGCATTTATGTTTCATGGGATGTTGGGAGAG CATCTTTACATGCATTGTGAAATATCCGTCGGAAATTTCAAACCATCATCAAGTGCAAAATCCTGCGCGTACAACCAGCTAACAAAACG ATGGGAAGAGTTGTACGGTTCAAATGATGCTTGCCTCTGCTGCGACTCCACGTGTTTGTCGTCTGACCTCTCTG tGTCCAGTAAGGTCATCACCAGTGAGCCCTGGGTCATGGAGTCTGAATTAGAAATTGACAGTGAAGAGCAAACCTCTCCATTCATGACAGAGGAGGTAGGAACAGGTTTTGTTGAAGTAATAACAACACAGACCGCTGAGACTGGACCTCGTCGTGTTGTGGCAGACCCAGCCGCGGTGAAGGAAGTCGATACATTTGTGGAGCCACGCAGAATATTTGAGGAGGTATTTGGAATGGACTAA